In the genome of Xanthomonas translucens pv. cerealis, one region contains:
- a CDS encoding cytochrome ubiquinol oxidase subunit I → MIDTTVVELSRLQFAMTAMYHFLFVPLTLGLSFMIAIMESVFVMTRKEVWRRMTLFWGVLFGINFAMGVATGIVMEFQFGMNWSYYSHYVGDIFGAPLAIEGLMAFFLEATFIGLFFFGWNKLSPVKHLMVTWLMALGTNLSAVWILIANGWMQNPTGAVFNPDTMRMEVVDFMAVVFNPVAQAKFVHTVSAGYVTGAVFVMSISALFLLRGTHRDIARRSFAVAAAFGLASSLSVVVLGDESGYAANEHQKMKLAAIEAMWETEQAPADFTAFGIPNQATGKNDYAIKVPYLMGLVATRSLDTPIPGILELVGRAEHRIRGGQIAYGALERLKADRNDVQAREVFDRHWQDLGHGLLLKRYRDDILNATPEEISKAALDTVPRVLPLFWTFRVMAGLGFYLIAFFIAAMWFSCKHTFEDKRWFLTLALWSLPAPWIAIECGWFVAEYGRQPWAVEGVLPTFYAASGLALHEIVITLAGFVAIYTVLLVIEIKLMLKAIGKGPDHLPALLQPTPRPAAPIAATAAAGQR, encoded by the coding sequence ATGATCGACACAACTGTCGTCGAGTTGTCGCGGCTGCAATTCGCCATGACCGCGATGTACCACTTCCTGTTCGTGCCGCTCACCCTCGGCCTGTCGTTCATGATCGCGATCATGGAGAGCGTGTTCGTCATGACCCGCAAGGAAGTCTGGCGGCGCATGACGCTGTTCTGGGGCGTGCTGTTCGGCATCAACTTCGCGATGGGCGTGGCCACCGGCATCGTCATGGAATTCCAGTTCGGCATGAACTGGTCGTACTACAGCCATTACGTCGGCGACATCTTCGGCGCGCCGCTGGCGATCGAGGGATTGATGGCGTTCTTCCTGGAAGCCACCTTCATCGGCCTGTTCTTCTTCGGCTGGAACAAGCTGTCGCCGGTCAAGCACTTGATGGTGACCTGGCTGATGGCGCTGGGCACCAACCTGTCGGCGGTGTGGATCCTGATCGCCAACGGCTGGATGCAGAATCCGACCGGCGCGGTGTTCAACCCGGACACGATGCGCATGGAAGTGGTCGATTTCATGGCGGTGGTGTTCAACCCGGTGGCGCAGGCCAAGTTCGTGCACACGGTCAGCGCCGGCTACGTGACCGGCGCGGTGTTCGTGATGTCGATCAGCGCGCTGTTCCTGCTGCGCGGCACGCACCGCGACATCGCCCGGCGCTCGTTCGCGGTGGCCGCCGCGTTCGGCCTGGCGTCCTCGCTGTCGGTGGTGGTGCTCGGCGACGAGAGCGGGTATGCCGCCAACGAACACCAGAAGATGAAGCTGGCCGCGATCGAGGCGATGTGGGAGACCGAGCAGGCCCCGGCCGACTTCACCGCCTTCGGCATTCCCAACCAGGCCACCGGCAAGAACGACTACGCCATCAAGGTGCCGTACCTGATGGGGCTGGTCGCCACGCGCTCGCTGGACACGCCGATTCCCGGCATTCTGGAACTGGTCGGCCGTGCCGAGCACCGCATCCGCGGCGGGCAGATCGCCTACGGCGCGCTGGAGCGGCTCAAGGCCGACCGCAACGACGTGCAGGCGCGCGAGGTGTTCGACCGCCACTGGCAGGACCTGGGCCACGGCCTGCTGCTCAAGCGCTACCGCGACGACATCCTCAACGCCACCCCGGAAGAAATCTCCAAGGCCGCGCTGGACACCGTGCCACGCGTGCTGCCGCTGTTCTGGACGTTCCGGGTCATGGCCGGCCTGGGCTTCTACCTGATCGCCTTCTTCATCGCCGCGATGTGGTTCTCGTGCAAGCACACCTTCGAGGATAAGCGCTGGTTCCTGACGCTGGCGCTGTGGTCCCTGCCGGCGCCGTGGATCGCGATCGAATGCGGCTGGTTCGTCGCCGAGTACGGCCGCCAGCCGTGGGCGGTGGAAGGCGTGCTACCCACGTTCTACGCCGCCTCCGGCCTGGCCCTGCACGAGATCGTGATCACCCTGGCCGGCTTCGTGGCGATCTACACCGTGCTGCTGGTCATCGAGATCAAATTGATGCTCAAGGCGATCGGCAAGGGCCCGGACCATCTGCCCGCGCTGCTGCAGCCGACCCCGCGCCCCGCCGCGCCTATTGCCGCCACCGCGGCCGCCGGTCAACGCTGA
- the cydB gene encoding cytochrome d ubiquinol oxidase subunit II yields the protein MDFIALDYTTLRLIWWLLLGILLIGFAVMDGFDLGVGALLPFVAKNDAERRLVVNTIGPVWEGNQVWLVLGGGAIFAAWPPLYAVSFSGFYLAMFVILFALILRPVGFKFRGKLPSQRWRNGWDWALFIGGFIPALIMGVAVGNVLLGVPFHFDDTLRVFYTGSFFGLLMPFALLAGLLSVSMLVAHGAAMLALKTDGPVAERAARYGSVAALVACALFAVGGVWVVLGLPGYVVTSPVVTDGATNPLLKTAVLGEVGGWMRNYQAMPLTALAPMAGLLGLLLSALLLHKRRGGLAFLASGTAIAGIILTVGFAIFPFLLPSSSQPGSSLTVWDASSSRLTLWIMLLATTLFLPIIIGYTTWVYRVLKGKVSAESLDDNPNAY from the coding sequence ATGGACTTCATTGCATTGGACTACACCACGCTGCGCCTGATCTGGTGGTTGCTGCTCGGCATCCTGCTGATCGGTTTCGCGGTGATGGACGGTTTCGACCTGGGCGTCGGCGCGCTGCTGCCGTTCGTGGCCAAAAACGACGCCGAACGCCGGCTGGTGGTGAACACCATCGGCCCGGTCTGGGAAGGCAACCAGGTCTGGCTGGTGCTCGGCGGCGGCGCGATCTTCGCCGCCTGGCCGCCGCTGTACGCGGTCAGCTTCTCCGGCTTCTACCTGGCCATGTTCGTGATCCTGTTCGCGCTGATCCTGCGCCCGGTCGGCTTCAAGTTCCGCGGCAAGCTGCCCAGCCAGCGCTGGCGCAACGGCTGGGACTGGGCGCTGTTCATCGGCGGCTTCATTCCGGCGCTGATCATGGGCGTGGCGGTGGGCAACGTGCTGCTGGGCGTGCCATTCCACTTCGACGACACGCTGCGGGTGTTCTACACCGGCAGCTTCTTCGGCCTGCTGATGCCGTTCGCGCTGCTCGCCGGCCTGCTCAGCGTGAGCATGCTGGTGGCGCACGGCGCGGCGATGCTGGCACTGAAGACCGACGGCCCGGTGGCCGAGCGCGCGGCCCGCTACGGCAGCGTGGCGGCACTGGTGGCCTGTGCGCTGTTCGCCGTCGGCGGCGTGTGGGTGGTGCTGGGCCTGCCCGGCTACGTGGTGACCTCGCCGGTGGTCACCGACGGCGCCACCAACCCGCTGCTGAAGACCGCGGTGCTCGGCGAGGTCGGCGGCTGGATGCGCAACTACCAGGCGATGCCGCTGACCGCGCTGGCGCCGATGGCCGGCCTGCTCGGCCTGCTGCTCAGCGCGCTGCTGCTGCACAAGCGGCGCGGCGGGCTGGCCTTTCTCGCCTCGGGCACGGCCATCGCCGGCATCATCCTCACCGTCGGCTTTGCGATCTTCCCGTTCCTGCTGCCCTCCTCCAGCCAGCCCGGCTCCAGCCTGACCGTGTGGGACGCCTCAAGCAGCCGCCTGACCCTGTGGATCATGCTGCTGGCCACCACGCTGTTCCTGCCGATCATCATTGGCTACACCACCTGGGTGTACCGGGTGCTGAAGGGCAAGGTCAGCGCCGAATCGCTGGACGACAACCCCAACGCGTACTGA
- the cydX gene encoding cytochrome bd-I oxidase subunit CydX, producing MWYFAWILGVGLASTAAILNGMWFEAREGAALEAKD from the coding sequence ATGTGGTATTTCGCCTGGATTCTCGGTGTCGGCCTGGCCTCCACCGCCGCCATCCTCAACGGCATGTGGTTCGAGGCCCGCGAGGGCGCCGCCCTCGAGGCCAAGGACTGA
- the xopB gene encoding XopB/HopD1 family type III secretion system effector, giving the protein MHASPSITSSHTTPLIIQAQNAPIDVNASQHDPEQGNVGNDVHVAALGRPPRRDLQGQQAANAMTSANTASGSAAPAEAQQSLQSVSADAVAGKTLHAGAVRLENRSLVSDDPVIHALLSFAQANEPLQARIASNPDAPTKLEICAHPELEEALEAFKKAFMVEQANLLSASDPSGARVYDDVKGDIHIAVLQKAIEKGASAFGENAKIHRHGQDLTAAQFLALHAPTIRCNDEFLEMNVKQRVRCDRDLLVRLGAQSLLHAATKKETIPIGLLGSLAASSGLGSLWELKAAQALKDTFFGAHYSPSKHALQLAGIDSVPPMLIETLDTMCVLSIMQRMKGEREPLSALLRKATTAGAISSVLSFPNNLLQYAGFKSRPADLAANVLTTEAAIFGAASGIPPEVKENEENMRAGLFQSMRAGVLAAPADAASARQTVEQMTKHALEIGPGESTAVKSMGVAAMVGLIPLIASDKATGLLSERVLRIFRSTVFNPIEAIALNALALSSRVNIPKVFDSHDTKHARVAQAILMRASQQMDAGERTISPEELHEKLGQQRNFLHRLGTVIVDGMNAMFESVPSVVRKLGYGEPPLDERIPYQDLHVPLPPPPASQASQASQAPPAPNAAPIPPV; this is encoded by the coding sequence ATGCATGCATCTCCATCGATAACCTCATCACACACCACTCCGCTGATCATACAGGCGCAGAATGCGCCCATCGACGTAAACGCATCGCAGCACGACCCGGAACAGGGCAACGTCGGTAATGACGTGCACGTCGCAGCGCTAGGCAGGCCGCCGCGTCGCGACTTGCAGGGCCAGCAAGCAGCGAACGCCATGACCTCGGCGAATACGGCCAGCGGCAGCGCCGCCCCGGCCGAAGCACAGCAATCGCTGCAGTCAGTATCCGCTGATGCGGTTGCGGGCAAAACCTTGCATGCCGGCGCGGTGCGTTTGGAGAATCGAAGTCTGGTTTCCGACGATCCGGTCATCCATGCATTGCTGTCGTTCGCGCAAGCCAACGAGCCGCTGCAAGCGCGGATCGCAAGCAATCCCGATGCCCCCACGAAATTGGAAATATGCGCTCACCCTGAACTTGAGGAAGCGCTTGAAGCATTCAAAAAAGCCTTCATGGTCGAGCAAGCGAATCTGCTTTCCGCTTCAGATCCTTCGGGCGCGCGCGTTTACGATGATGTCAAGGGCGACATTCATATTGCCGTGTTGCAAAAAGCCATCGAAAAAGGCGCAAGCGCATTTGGGGAAAATGCAAAGATCCACCGCCACGGCCAAGATTTGACTGCAGCACAGTTCCTGGCCTTGCATGCCCCCACCATCCGCTGCAACGACGAATTTCTGGAGATGAACGTCAAGCAACGCGTCCGCTGCGACCGCGATCTGCTGGTGCGCCTGGGCGCGCAGTCGCTGCTGCACGCCGCCACCAAGAAAGAGACGATTCCAATCGGCCTGTTGGGCAGCCTTGCCGCGAGCAGCGGACTCGGCTCGCTTTGGGAATTGAAAGCGGCGCAGGCACTGAAGGACACCTTCTTCGGAGCGCACTATTCGCCGAGCAAGCATGCGCTGCAATTGGCAGGCATCGATTCGGTACCGCCCATGCTGATCGAGACATTGGACACGATGTGCGTGCTGTCCATCATGCAGCGCATGAAAGGCGAGAGGGAACCGCTGAGCGCTTTGCTGCGCAAGGCCACCACGGCCGGCGCGATTTCCTCGGTACTTTCCTTTCCCAACAACCTGTTGCAATACGCCGGCTTCAAGTCACGGCCGGCGGACCTTGCCGCCAACGTGCTGACGACCGAAGCGGCCATCTTCGGCGCAGCCTCGGGGATTCCGCCCGAAGTGAAGGAAAACGAGGAAAACATGCGCGCGGGCCTGTTCCAGAGCATGAGAGCGGGCGTGCTCGCGGCGCCTGCCGACGCAGCCTCGGCGCGGCAAACGGTCGAGCAGATGACCAAGCATGCGCTTGAGATCGGGCCAGGCGAAAGCACTGCGGTGAAATCCATGGGCGTGGCCGCGATGGTCGGCCTGATCCCGTTGATCGCCAGCGACAAGGCGACCGGCCTGCTGTCGGAACGGGTCTTGCGCATCTTCCGCAGCACCGTCTTCAATCCGATCGAGGCAATCGCGCTCAACGCGCTTGCGCTGAGCAGCCGCGTCAACATCCCCAAGGTCTTCGATTCCCACGATACCAAGCACGCACGTGTCGCGCAGGCCATTCTCATGCGTGCCAGCCAACAGATGGATGCCGGAGAACGCACGATCAGCCCAGAAGAGTTACACGAGAAGCTCGGCCAGCAGCGTAATTTCCTGCACCGACTCGGCACAGTCATCGTCGATGGCATGAACGCGATGTTCGAATCGGTTCCGAGCGTGGTGCGCAAACTCGGCTATGGCGAGCCGCCCTTGGATGAGCGCATTCCGTATCAGGATCTGCATGTGCCGTTGCCGCCACCGCCGGCATCGCAGGCATCGCAGGCATCGCAGGCGCCTCCGGCACCGAACGCAGCGCCGATACCGCCAGTGTAG
- a CDS encoding glutamate-5-semialdehyde dehydrogenase: MSTIRTQALQCRDAAQALAQLSSAAKQALLEAMAAALEADAEAILAANARDLEAARARNVGNAMLDRLALDGERLAGVAAALREVAALPDPVGQVTRDDVRPNGIRVQKVRVPLGVIAMIYEARPNVTADAAALCIKAGNGVILRGGSEAIHSNTAIATALRRALREAGIGEDALTLVEDLRRETMLELLQLNDIVDLAIPRGGEGLIRFVAEHARVPVIKHYKGVCHLFVDASADLALAVKLLVDGKTTRPAACNALETLLVHADIAARFLPLAAQALQQRGVALRGDDASRKLLPDIDAASDADYAAEYLDLILAIRVVPDLDAAIAHIRHYGSDHTEVIATADAANAEAFVQAMRAAVVMVNASSRFSDGGELGLGAEIGISTTRLHAYGPMGLEALTVERFVVRGEGQVRH; encoded by the coding sequence ATGAGCACGATCCGAACCCAGGCCCTGCAATGCCGCGATGCCGCGCAGGCGCTGGCGCAATTGTCTTCCGCGGCCAAGCAGGCCTTGCTGGAGGCGATGGCGGCGGCGCTGGAGGCGGATGCGGAAGCGATCCTCGCCGCCAATGCGCGCGACCTTGAAGCGGCGCGGGCCAGGAATGTCGGCAACGCCATGCTCGACCGGCTGGCGCTGGACGGCGAGCGCCTGGCCGGCGTCGCCGCGGCGTTGCGCGAGGTCGCGGCGCTGCCCGATCCGGTCGGCCAGGTCACCCGCGACGACGTGCGCCCGAACGGCATCCGCGTGCAGAAGGTGCGGGTGCCGCTGGGCGTGATCGCGATGATCTACGAGGCGCGGCCGAACGTCACCGCCGATGCCGCGGCGCTGTGCATCAAGGCCGGCAACGGGGTGATCCTGCGCGGCGGCTCCGAAGCGATTCATTCCAACACTGCCATCGCCACCGCGTTGCGGCGCGCGTTGCGCGAGGCCGGGATTGGCGAGGACGCCTTGACCCTGGTCGAAGACCTGCGCCGCGAGACCATGCTGGAACTGCTGCAGCTCAACGACATCGTCGACCTGGCGATCCCGCGCGGCGGCGAGGGCCTGATCCGCTTCGTCGCCGAACACGCGCGGGTGCCGGTGATCAAGCACTACAAGGGCGTATGCCACCTGTTCGTGGACGCCTCGGCGGACCTGGCGCTGGCGGTGAAGCTGCTGGTGGACGGCAAGACCACGCGCCCGGCCGCGTGCAACGCGCTGGAGACGCTGCTGGTGCACGCCGATATCGCCGCGCGCTTCCTGCCGCTGGCGGCGCAGGCGCTGCAGCAGCGCGGTGTGGCCCTGCGCGGCGACGACGCCAGCCGCAAGCTGCTGCCGGACATCGACGCGGCCAGCGATGCCGATTACGCGGCCGAATACCTCGACCTGATCCTGGCGATCCGGGTGGTGCCGGACCTGGACGCGGCGATCGCGCACATCCGCCATTACGGCTCGGACCACACCGAAGTCATCGCCACTGCCGATGCGGCCAACGCCGAGGCATTCGTGCAGGCCATGCGTGCGGCGGTGGTGATGGTCAACGCCTCCTCGCGCTTCTCCGACGGCGGCGAACTCGGCCTGGGCGCGGAGATCGGCATCTCCACCACGCGCCTGCACGCCTACGGCCCGATGGGCCTGGAAGCGCTGACCGTGGAGCGCTTCGTGGTGCGCGGCGAGGGGCAGGTGCGGCATTGA
- the proB gene encoding glutamate 5-kinase, with protein sequence MRVVTAAASAFVEQALPPWRRAVLKVGSSLLAADGGGGLSPRYALGLAQFVSANLAAGRELVIVSSGAVAAGRAILPRAAEAGAAIAARQALAALGQAQLIALWQRFFERPVAQVLLTHDDLRNRRRYLNARATLGELLRLGALPVVNENDTVSVDELKLGDNDNLAAIVAALVDADALFIATDIDGLYTADPRSDPRAQPLDDVPELTAAVLAMAGGSGSSVGTGGMRTKLEAAAKAGAAGIETYLFNGRSAEVVRGLAQDRLRGTRIHPARTRLAARKYWLRQVPVEPGAILVDAGAAAALADKGASLLPGGVVGAEGDFRRGDMVEVRLRDAAGDRCLARGVSQYSAADVRRIARRHSRDIEAILGYSYGENVIHRDDLVVVQEPGPGTGDRGP encoded by the coding sequence ATGCGCGTGGTGACCGCTGCCGCTTCGGCGTTCGTCGAGCAGGCGCTGCCGCCATGGCGGCGCGCGGTGCTCAAGGTCGGCAGCAGTCTGCTCGCCGCCGATGGCGGTGGCGGGCTGTCGCCGCGCTACGCGCTGGGGCTGGCGCAGTTCGTCTCGGCCAACCTGGCGGCCGGGCGCGAACTGGTGATCGTGTCCTCCGGCGCGGTCGCCGCCGGCCGCGCGATCCTGCCGCGGGCCGCCGAGGCCGGCGCGGCGATCGCCGCGCGGCAGGCGTTGGCCGCGCTCGGCCAGGCGCAGCTGATCGCACTGTGGCAACGCTTCTTCGAGCGCCCGGTGGCGCAGGTGCTGCTGACCCACGACGACCTGCGCAACCGCCGCCGCTACCTCAACGCGCGTGCCACCCTGGGCGAACTGTTGCGGTTGGGTGCGCTGCCGGTGGTCAACGAGAACGACACCGTGTCGGTGGACGAACTCAAGCTCGGCGACAACGATAATCTCGCCGCGATCGTCGCCGCGCTGGTCGATGCCGACGCCTTGTTCATCGCCACCGACATCGACGGCCTGTATACCGCCGATCCGCGCAGCGACCCGCGCGCGCAGCCGCTGGACGACGTCCCCGAGCTGACCGCAGCGGTGCTGGCGATGGCCGGCGGCAGCGGCAGCAGCGTCGGCACCGGCGGCATGCGTACCAAGCTGGAGGCCGCGGCCAAGGCCGGCGCCGCCGGCATCGAAACCTACCTGTTCAACGGCCGCAGCGCCGAGGTGGTGCGCGGCCTGGCCCAGGACCGCCTGCGCGGCACCCGTATCCATCCGGCGCGCACCCGCCTCGCCGCGCGCAAGTACTGGCTGCGCCAGGTGCCGGTGGAACCTGGCGCGATCCTGGTCGATGCCGGCGCCGCCGCCGCGCTGGCCGACAAGGGCGCCTCGCTGCTGCCCGGCGGCGTGGTCGGTGCCGAAGGCGACTTCCGCCGCGGCGACATGGTCGAAGTGCGCCTGCGCGACGCCGCGGGCGATCGCTGCCTGGCGCGCGGCGTCAGCCAGTACTCGGCCGCCGACGTGCGCCGCATCGCCCGCCGCCACTCGCGCGACATCGAAGCGATCCTGGGGTATAGCTATGGGGAGAATGTGATTCACCGCGACGATCTGGTGGTGGTGCAGGAGCCGGGACCGGGGACCGGGGACCGGGGACCCTGA
- a CDS encoding YciI family protein, which yields MTMYLVMAMRKPDVPPSVVQPHRDFLAALRARGLLELAGGFGDGSGGAYLLKNVASLEQAQAIVAEDPLAIEGASELSVHAWNAQ from the coding sequence ATGACGATGTACCTGGTGATGGCGATGCGCAAGCCGGACGTTCCGCCGTCGGTGGTCCAGCCGCACCGCGATTTTCTCGCCGCATTGCGCGCGCGCGGGCTGCTGGAACTGGCCGGCGGTTTCGGCGACGGCAGCGGCGGCGCCTACCTGCTGAAGAACGTCGCCAGCCTGGAACAGGCGCAGGCGATCGTCGCCGAGGATCCGCTGGCGATCGAGGGCGCATCTGAACTGAGCGTGCATGCATGGAACGCGCAATGA